The sequence AACGCCTACCAGCAGGGCCTGCTGAAGGGGTACGAGGAGGAGGCGTACCGCGCGCTGAAGAAGAACGCCGACGGGGTGCCGCCCGCCGACTCCGCACCCGTGGGCCGGGAAGCCAACGTCCAGTACCTCAAGGACGGCTTCGCCCCCTACATCAAGGACCGGCCGCACGCCAAGCCCGGTGACTCCGACTTCGACCACGGCGCCTCCGCCACCCTGGAGTACGCCCTGGCCGACGGCATGCTCGCCGAGATGGCCCGCGACCTCGGCCACAAGGCCGACGCGGCGCGCTACGACGCCCGCGCCCAGAACTACCGGAAGATCTTCGACTCCTCCACGGGCTTCTTCCGCGCCCGTGACACCGCCGGCGCGTTCACCGGCCCCGCCGACCCGGCCGAGAGCGAGGGCTTCCACGAGGGCACGTCCTGGCAGTACCAGTGGATGGTCCCGCAGGACATCCCCGGCATGGTCGATCTGATCGGCGGGAAGGACGCCGCCAACCAGCGGCTGGACTCCTTCTTCGCGTACGACAAGCTCCTCGCCGACCCCGCGAAGACCGCTCGCGAGGTGTGGGTCAACGGCCCGTACGCGTACTACAACGCCGACAAGTACAACCCGCAGAACGAGCCCGACCTGATCGCCCCGTACACCTATCTCTCCACCGGCCAGCCGTGGAAGACGACCGACGTGGTCCACGCGGCCCTCACGCTCTTCACCAACGGCCCGACCGGCATGACGGGCAACGACGACCTCGGCACGATGTCCGCCTGGATGGTGCTGTCGTCCATCGGCGTCTTCCCGGTCCAGCCGGGCACCGACACCTGGGGCCTGTCCACGCCCGCGTTCGAACGCGTCGACATCAAGCTCGACCGGCGCTACTACCCGCGCGGCGCGCTGACCGTCAGCGCTCCCGGTACGTCGGACGCCGACCGCTACATCCAGTCCGCCGGGCTCGACGGCGCGCAGCAGTCGCGTACGTATCTGACCACGGACGACATCCGCTCGGCCCGCTCGCTCTCCTTCACGGTGGGCGACGAGCCGTCGGCATGGGGCACCTCGCCCGAGGACGCCCCGCCCGCCCTGGGCTGACCGGCGACCGCACGAACGAGCGCCCTTCCTCCCGGTCGGCCGGGAGGAAGGGCGCTCGGTGTTCGCGTCCCGCCTATGCGGGAAGCGGGGGGTCGATCGCCTCGGCGACGCTCGGGAAGACGGGGACCGCGCTGTCGAGTCCCAGAACGGAGATCAGCCGCTCCATGAAGACCGACGGCGAGGCGAGCCGCAGCCGGGGACCGAGTGCCGTCTGCCCCTGCAGGATGACGTTCACCGTCGTGGAGTCGGCGAAACTCACATCCGAGAGGTCGACGACGACCGGTCCGGAGCCCTCCCGCGACGCGTTCTCCAGCGCCGCGCCGAGGGGCGCGACGTTGTCGATGTCGAGGTCACCGGTTACCACGAGTACCAACGCCCCACGTTCGTGCCGTGGGACGATCTGCATGGCTCTGCCGGCGCTGGGCGGTGGAAGCACGTTCACCTCATGATGCACTGGGCGGCGGGGGTACCGCCGGGATCAGTATGACGGTCCGATTCTGCTCCGTCCCTGCTCGCGGCGGGAATGCTCAACGATAAAAGTAACAGTTGCCATTTGACAACATTCTTCGTGGGGCAACAATCTGTACCGAACGATCAACGTGAGCGCCCGCCGAGCGGCGCCTCCGGAACGCGGAAGCAGGGGCGTGCATGAAGCTAGGCGCTGTCCGCGACATCGTCGCGAAGCCGGGCGGCGGTACTCCGCTCGCCTGTGAGCCGCTGCGATGCCGCCGAGCGGAAGGCGGCGAGCCCCACGGCCAGCGCCGCCACATCGGAGGGCTGCATCCTCTCCAGGACGGAGGTCAGCTCCCGTGTGCGGATCGCCCGGTATTCCTCCAGCAGCTCGCGGCCCTGAAGGGTCAGCCGCAGCTCGACCTCCCGGCGGCTCGTCGGGCTCGGGTCCCGCTGCACCAGGCCCATGGCCTCCATCCGGTCGCACAGGCGGCTCACCGAGGGCGCCCGCGAGCCCAGCGCCTCCCCCAGCGAGCGCAGATTGCTCCCCTCCTGCTGCTCGATGACGAGGAGCGCGCGAAGCTGGGAGGGGGACACCACACCCCGGGCGGCGGCCTCCTGGCCACGCCCCCACAACACCTCCAGAAGTTCGGACGCGGCACAGACGTCCTCGGACACCTGTTCAGGGCGGTGAGGGAGTCCGGTGCGGTGGGGCATTCTTCCACTCTGTCACCCGTAGCGTGCTCCTGTCAGCCTGGCTCCGTTCCCGCCACTCACCGAAGAATGGGCGAAACAGCGTGATTGCCCCCACGGGGATCGAACGAGCGCTACGCGCGGCGCCGCCGTATGCCCTGGTCCATACGGTGCGCGAGATCCTCGCGCAGTCCTACGGAGCCCTCTCGGTACAACTGCTCCTGGCGGACTACGGAATGACCGTGCTCAACCCGGTCGACCCCGCCGACGGGCCCGCCCAGCCGCTCTCCCTGCACAACAGCACGCAGGGCCGCGCCTTCGGCAGCCAGCGCCCGCACCAGGGCCGGACCGGCTCCGACGACGCGGCCGACCACTACTTCCCGGTCACGGTCCGGGGCGAACGCCTCGGCATCCTCACGGTCCGGCTGCCCTCCGCGCGCTCCACCCCGCAGGTCATGGACGACCTCGCCCAGGTCGCCGATCTCCTCGCCCACGAGATCGTCGTCGCCGAACGGGACACCGACCACTACCAGCGGGTCCGGCGCACCACGCGTCTCACCCTCGCCGCCGAGATGCAGTGGCAGCTGCTTCCGGCCAGATCGTTCACCGCCGCCGAGTACGCCATAGGCGCCCAGCTCGAACCCGCCTACGCCATCCACGGCGACAACTTCGACTGGGCGGCGGAGGGCGACCAGCTCAGCGTCGCCGTCACCAACGGCATGGGCGAGGGCATCCGCGCCTCCCTCCTCACCAACCTGGCCGTGAACGCGCTGCGCAACGCCAGGAGGGCCGGGATCGGCATCGCGGACCAGGCGGCCCTGGCCGACCAGGCCATCTACGAACAGCACCGCGGCGCCGCCCACGTCTCGACCCTGCTGCTCCGCTTCGACCTGCCCACCGGATCGGTCGAGGCGGTGGACGCGGGCTCCCCGCAGCTGTGGCGCCTGCGCGGCCGAACGGTCACGCGGGTGGCCCTGGACGCACAGCTTCCGCTGGGGATGTTCGAGGAGTCCCAGTACGCCGTCCAGCACCTTCAGGCGCGCCCCGGCGACCGGCTGCTGCTCGTCAGCGACGGGGTGTACGACGCGGTGTCGCCGCTCGGTGAGATGTTCGCGGCACGGGGGCTGGCCAGGGCCGTCCTCGCCACCCGGCTGCTGCCGGCGGCCGCGGTGCCGGGCGCGGTACTGCGGGAACTGGCGGAGCACCGGGCGTCGGACACGCTCGACGACGCCCTGGTCATGTGCATCGACTGGTTCGGCCGGCCGGACGCCGGAGGCTGAACGCTCGCGGGGGCGCCGCGGGTCCGGCGCTCCCCGGCGGGTTCAGCTGCTCAGCGTGAACTCGGCCCGGATGCGCTTGCCGACCGGCACGCGCTCGGCCGTGACGCGGTCGCACAGGGCCACCACGATCTCCATGCCGTGACCGC is a genomic window of Streptomyces sp. NBC_00708 containing:
- a CDS encoding STAS domain-containing protein: MQIVPRHERGALVLVVTGDLDIDNVAPLGAALENASREGSGPVVVDLSDVSFADSTTVNVILQGQTALGPRLRLASPSVFMERLISVLGLDSAVPVFPSVAEAIDPPLPA
- a CDS encoding MarR family transcriptional regulator, which encodes MPHRTGLPHRPEQVSEDVCAASELLEVLWGRGQEAAARGVVSPSQLRALLVIEQQEGSNLRSLGEALGSRAPSVSRLCDRMEAMGLVQRDPSPTSRREVELRLTLQGRELLEEYRAIRTRELTSVLERMQPSDVAALAVGLAAFRSAASQRLTGERSTAARLRDDVADSA
- a CDS encoding serine/threonine-protein phosphatase, giving the protein MIAPTGIERALRAAPPYALVHTVREILAQSYGALSVQLLLADYGMTVLNPVDPADGPAQPLSLHNSTQGRAFGSQRPHQGRTGSDDAADHYFPVTVRGERLGILTVRLPSARSTPQVMDDLAQVADLLAHEIVVAERDTDHYQRVRRTTRLTLAAEMQWQLLPARSFTAAEYAIGAQLEPAYAIHGDNFDWAAEGDQLSVAVTNGMGEGIRASLLTNLAVNALRNARRAGIGIADQAALADQAIYEQHRGAAHVSTLLLRFDLPTGSVEAVDAGSPQLWRLRGRTVTRVALDAQLPLGMFEESQYAVQHLQARPGDRLLLVSDGVYDAVSPLGEMFAARGLARAVLATRLLPAAAVPGAVLRELAEHRASDTLDDALVMCIDWFGRPDAGG